A region of Gracilinanus agilis isolate LMUSP501 chromosome 3, AgileGrace, whole genome shotgun sequence DNA encodes the following proteins:
- the GJA4 gene encoding gap junction alpha-4 protein, whose product MGDWGFLEKLLDQVQEHSTVIGKIWLTVLFIFRILILGLAGESVWGDEQSDFECNTAQPGCTNVCYDQAFPISHIRYWVLQFLFVSTPTLVYLGHVIYLSRREEKLRQKESELRALQTKDPRVEQALATVEQQMAKISVAEDGHLRIRGALMGTYVASVVCKSLLEAGFLYGQWRLYGWMMEPVYVCRRFPCPHLVDCFVSRPTEKTIFIIFMLVVGMISLVLNLLELAHLGFRCMGHKLRARQSRARPGPYSAALGDGAGMGSSGDPYSDRMFFYLPMNETPTSPPCPSYNKLSSEQNWANLNTEESLVPQKRGMLPGPGPLLTHSEGPYLAQPPQNGDNALSRPSSSASKKQYV is encoded by the coding sequence ATGGGTGACTGGGGCTTCCTAGAGAAACTGCTAGACCAAGTCCAGGAGCACTCCACAGTGATAGGCAAGATCTGGCTGACGGTGCTCTTCATCTTCCGGATCCTCATTCTGGGGCTGGCCGGTGAGTCTGTCTGGGGAGACGAGCAATCCGACTTCGAGTGTAACACGGCCCAGCCGGGCTGCACCAACGTGTGCTATGATCAGGCCTTCCCCATCTCCCACATTCGCTACTGGGTCCTGCAGTTTCTCTTCGTCAGCACGCCCACCCTGGTCTACCTGGGCCACGTCATCTACCTGTCCCGCCGAGAGGAGAAGCTGCGGCAGAAGGAGAGCGAGCTGCGGGCGCTACAGACCAAGGACCCGCGAGTGGAGCAGGCGCTGGCCACGGTGGAGCAGCAGATGGCAAAGATCTCTGTGGCCGAGGATGGGCACCTTCGCATCCGGGGAGCGCTGATGGGCACCTACGTGGCCAGCGTGGTCTGTAAGAGCCTGCTGGAGGCTGGCTTCCTCTATGGGCAGTGGCGCCTGTACGGCTGGATGATGGAACCCGTGTACGTGTGCCGACGCTTCCCCTGCCCACACCTCGTGGACTGCTTCGTGTCCCGCCCCACAGAAAAAACCATCTTCATCATCTTCATGCTGGTCGTGGGGATGATTTCCCTAGTACTCAACCTACTGGAGCTGGCACATCTGGGCTTTCGCTGTATGGGGCACAAGCTGAGGGCCCGGCAGAGCCGGGCTCGGCCAGGGCCTTACTCTGCTGCTCTGGGGGACGGCGCTGGGATGGGTAGTTCTGGGGACCCCTATTCAGATCGGATGTTCTTCTACCTCCCCATGAACGAGACACCTACGTCGCCTCCGTGCCCCTCTTACAACAAGCTGTCTAGTGAACAGAACTGGGCCAACCTGAATACAGAAGAGAGCCTGGTCCCACAGAAGCGGGGCATGCTCCCTGGGCCAGGGCCCCTGCTGACTCATTCCGAGGGCCCCTACCTGGCCCAGCCCCCCCAGAATGGGGACAATGCCCTGAGTCGTCCTAGTAGCTCAGCTTCCAAGAAGCAGTATGTGTAG